Proteins from one Sphaeramia orbicularis chromosome 17, fSphaOr1.1, whole genome shotgun sequence genomic window:
- the oprk1 gene encoding kappa-type opioid receptor, which translates to MDSGVVHIYKEDRCPSGQPEECIPNFTWQPGLSDIFNYTPNGTWDAEPEPMSPIIPIIVAVYSVVFVVGLVGNCLVMYVIIRYTKMKTATNIYIFNLAVADALVTTTMPFQSTDYLLSSWPFGEVACKVFISIDYYNMFTSIFTLTMMSVDRYVAVCHPVKALDFRTPVKAKIINVIIWVLSSGAGIPAMILGSTQTNNGTTECALQFPDPYTYWDTLMKICVFIFAFVAPVIIITVCYTLMVLRLKSVRLLSGSREKDRNLRRITRLVLVVVAVFVVCWTPIHIFILVKALSSNVPETTAVTAAYFFCVALGYTNSSLNPILYAFLDENFKRCFRDFCCPSAHGQGDCQGMSRVRSTLRDHSCPVEGRRDLRQARQV; encoded by the exons atggacagcggcGTAGTTCACATCTACAAGGAGGACAGGTGTCCGTCGGGCCAACCGGAGGAGTGCATCCCAAACTTTACTTGGCAACCAGGCTTATCGGACATCTTCAACTACACCCCGAACGGCACCTGGGATGCTGAACCCGAGCCCATGTCGCCCATCATCCCCATCATAGTGGCGGTGTACTCCGTGGTGTTTGTAGTGGGCTTGGTGGGcaattgtttggtgatgtatgTTATTATAAG atacacaaaaatgaaaacagcCACCAACATCTACATCTTCAACCTGGCTGTGGCTGACGCTCTGGTGACCACCACCATGCCCTTCCAGAGCACCGATTACCTGCTCAGCTCCTGGCCCTTCGGTGAGGTGGCGTGTAAGGTCTTCATCTCCATCGATTACTACAACATGTTCACCAGCATCTTCACGTTGACTATGATGAGCGTGGATCGCTACGTGGCGGTATGCCATCCCGTCAAGGCGCTGGATTTCCGCACGCCTGTAAAGGCTAAGATCATCAACGTGATCATCTGGGTCCTCTCCTCTGGTGCTGGGATTCCTGCCATGATACTCGGCAGCACTCAGACTAATAACG GGACCACAGAGTGTGCCCTGCAGTTCCCTGACCCCTACACTTACTGGGATACCCTGATGAAGATCTGCGTCTTCATCTTTGCCTTTGTCGCCcccgtcatcatcatcactgtctgTTACACGCTGATGGTTCTGAGGCTGAAGAGCGTGCGCCTCTTGTCAGGCTCACGTGAGAAAGACCGTAATCTCCGCCGGATCACTCGACTGGTCCTGGTTGTGGTCGCCGTCTTCGTGGTGTGCTGGACGCCCATCCACATCTTCATCCTGGTCAAGGCGCTGTCGAGCAACGTGCCCGAGACCACAGCTGTGACGGCGGCCTACTTCTTCTGCGTGGCTCTGGGCTACACCAACAGCAGCCTCAACCCAATCCTCTACGCCTTCCTGGATGAGAACTTCAAAAGGTGCTTCAGGGACTTTTGCTGCCCCAGTGCTCATGGGCAAGGGGACTGCCAGGGCATGAGCCGGGTCAGGAGCACCCTGCGGGACCACTCGTGTCCCGTAGAGGGTCGGAGGGATTTAAGGCAGGCCAGGCAAGTATGA